Proteins from one Sarcophilus harrisii chromosome 2, mSarHar1.11, whole genome shotgun sequence genomic window:
- the LOC116421241 gene encoding LOW QUALITY PROTEIN: zinc-alpha-2-glycoprotein-like (The sequence of the model RefSeq protein was modified relative to this genomic sequence to represent the inferred CDS: inserted 2 bases in 1 codon; deleted 2 bases in 2 codons) — MEMGNPQMLEGLRTSRTQGYTHMEKSARKTPLLQTFHRHEGQFIAVGETSLLDYTILHVIDDVNMCSYDKRDKQLVVKESWMSLALGEEFLKHKPKVITESEMYFQLAFRLLSKNYTKSHKNHTIQILAICELDRDIEVKSQICIALDGEDFFQVDNQVDHWVFMMKPVAKQLKSLVESXFWRDLRKHSMEQYCVTTMRKILQYSRMKDDVPPEVAVSHRDSLNGNITLSCLATGFYPRSIQLYWEKNGRLGVWGQERSSGILPNADATFYLQVTLEIPLRDTYTDYTCVVEHSALEKPVICPVPVKPIPTGIPWAKALGIPLAFILVLSCAGAFTAWKKKKTDVYVWRKEGKKSASQVQREKGKRERDHNE; from the exons ATGGAGATGGGAAATCCCCAAATGTTAG agGGGCTCAGGACCAGCAGAACACAGGGATACACTCATATGGAAAAAAGTGCTAGAAAAACTCCCCTCCTACAAA CTTTCCATAGGCATGAAGGTCAATTCATTGCAGTGGGGGAAACTTCTCTCTTGGACTATACCATACTACATGTTATTGATGACGTGAATATGTGCAGCTATGACAAACGGGATAAACAGCTTGTGGTCAAAGAATCCTGGATGTCTCTAGCATTAGGGGAAGAATTTCTTAAGCATAAG CCCAAAGTGATCACagaaagtgaaatgtatttccaATTGGCCTTCAGGTTATTATCAAAGAATTACACCAAGAGCCACA AGAATCATACCATCCAGATTTTGGCAATATGTGAGTTGGACAGGGACATCGAGGTGAAAAGCCAAATCTGCATTGCCTTGGATGGGGAGGATTTCTTTCAGGTAGATAATCAAGTTGACCATTGGGTTTTCATG ATGAAGCCTGTGGCAAAACAACTCAAATCCCTAGTAGAAAG ATTCTGGAGAGATCTGAGGAAACATTCCATGGAGCAATACTGTGTCACCACAATGAGGAAAATCCTGCAGTACTCAAGAATGAAGGACGATG TACCTCCGGAGGTGGCTGTGTCCCACCGCGATTCTCTGAATGGAAACATCACTCTTTCCTGCTTGGCCACAGGCTTCTACCCTCGATCCATCCAGCTATACTGGGAGAAGAATGGGCGACTGGGAGTGTGGGGGCAAGAGAGGTCCAGTGGCATTCTGCCCAATGCTGACGCCACCTTCTACCTCCAAGTCACCCTAGAGATCCCTCTGAGGGACACCTACACAGATTATACCTGTGTGGTGGAGCACAGTGCCCTGGAAAAACCAGTTATATGTCCTG TCCCTGTGAAACCTATCCCTACAGGGATACCTTGGGCCAAGGCCCTGGGCATCCCGCTAGCCTTCATCCTAGTGCTGAGCTGTGCTGGAGCCTTCACTgcatggaagaagaagaaaacagatgtgtatgtgtggagaaaggaggggaaaaaatcagctTCTCAAgtacaaagagagaaagggaagagggagagagatcaCAATGAGTGA